The DNA sequence GATATCAGGCAATACTAAGTATCATTATTTagaattctttttttttttttttttttcacattAAACAATGAATATGGATAAGCATTCCTATTTCGGAAGAATATTTAGGGGatgaaaatatatattacaAAGGTATCTAATCCTCCATTgtaaacaatttgatttatcacTTTTTGTTCCGAGAtactctttctttttgtaaaaAGTTAAGAGAATTTCTTAGGTTACAACTGGAAAATTATAATCTGATACTTGAATTACTCACagtatattattttgtttttgcatCTTGAGCGAATACATGAGATTGCCTGGTCTTTACTTAATATTACAATGGAGTACGATTGCAAATTGAATGCTTTTTATTGTATAGCAATATAACAAgtataaaaaaagataacCAGTTTAATGGTTATTAGATCTGAAAACATATATCTGATAAAGTATATTAACAACTCATAAGTGAATAAAAAAGAGACACGATAAAATAAACATCTAGCTTAACCAAACTCTGTAGATAGCTCAAGAAGATCCTCCAATAAGTTGAGGAGCTTCCTTGATAATTGCACCAATAATTTGAGggacaattttttcaagGAAAGCTATAACTTCAGGGGTAAGTTTGATTCCCTCGTTAATGAATTCCTGAATAATATCTGATGCAGCATCTCTCTTTACTTTGCTTGAACCTTGTTGAACAGCTAAGACAGTTTGAGGAAGGatctttttgatttccTCAATGACATCgtcaattattttttgcaaGTCTAACGAACCAGGAGCTCCACTAGGAGAAGATCCATCTCCCAAAAGACCACTGATAATCTTGATGAGTTCTGGTAAAACATCAGTAAGGGCACTAgttataattgaaataatagTTGAGATCTCATCGTCTTTGGCAAGAACATCATAATTGTATTCTCTTTGAGAGAGaatattaccattaccatcACCATTAGCAcctccaacaacaacatcctTTTTGACCTTGGTTGGTTCTTGATTGTTTTGAACGATAGCAGCCTGAGTGGATAAAGCGAGGAAAGCAATTGAAGCGACTTTggaaaatttcattttttggATAAATTGAAGATTGGTAGTAAgttgttttgttgaataaacaaataaatgaaaaaaaaatctactGTTCAAGGTTCTAAATAGCTCTATTTATACCCAAAAATTTCAACAGAACCGTATATGTTAGATaactctttttttaaaaaaaaatatcccTTTACTCGTTGATATGGCTCAAATTGAATGGTGGGCTGACCATTTCTGCTCTACTACTAAAGATAtttattggtaatggtaTGTCTTTTTGAATTCCTTCCTCCTTTTTTAACAATGAAGATTTAAATATTGCATTGATTCCTTTGTACTATTGTAACTGTGTAATTGAGGTATGGCGTTGTTTCTGGATTGAGTGAATACTCCTCCACCTCTCCGTAATCGGTTTTTAATGCTTTTTTGTGGCTACTGTGGCTAAAAAAACCGGTTGCAGTTTTTGGATTTACATGCCCAGTTAGTTTCTCTGAGTGACCGTTACGGTTAGCAATACCAGTGGCTAGAATGTTCAAATTAGATTCAATGCAAGATACGGAGTTTAGAGAGTTTTAACGCATTTCAACTGACAGGTGCACAATCTAGTTTTCTGTTTAAACCATTTTGTGTAttattttggttttattgtTTCTCAAAAATGTGCAAAGAGAGcaatttgatgataatggaAATACTATCAAGCGcaataaagaaagaaactCGACCCATTTAAAGAATGAGAAATTAAAACTGAAAGATAAGTAATCTAATAATGAAGGGCCTTGTACAAGCTTCGCACCAGATCTAAGAATACCAAATACGCACAACCTACATTTATTTGATCTAAAATGAAATCTTCATGTCCCGAATGTTTATGATAAGTCTTTGTGCGTGAAATTGTACATATGTCCAACGTAATCAAGTTACACTTATACCCGAACCACCAATTACATTGCATTTGCCGTGTGAATTCCAACACATTGACATAAATTTTAGTCAGTTGAAAGAACGGCATTTTGTAATACATAgatattcatttttttattattctctATTTCTTTCTGATTGTAAGTTCTATTGTAAAATGGGTTTGTCTGTAAACGTGGAGTTTGGACAATTTACAATATatttaacaaattaaaCACAAATGATAGCATAAACAAAGCcttataatattaatataaaaaaaaagtacataaaacaaataaacaataaaatttaCAATAGCAAGTGTTTCAAAAATAACCACCTGATTAAactaaaatatttttaacttaaataaaacatcaaataaaatCCTCGTCTagttttttcattaaacaAGACCAGCAATAAGTAAAGGAGAAACCTTAATAAGCTCCTCAATGACTAAAGGGGCAACTTTTTGAAGAAATGCAACGATTTCAGGAGTAAGCTTTTCTCCTTCAGCAACACTTTCTTGAACAATCGAAGAAATCTCATCTCTCTTAATAGCCTTGAGCTTCATTGTTAACAATAGCAGCTTGGGAAGACAAAGCAAGAAAGGTAACTGCAGCAATTTGAGTAAATTTCATTACAAATAGTATATAAGTTTTATTTGTGGCTAATAGATAATGACAGAAAGTAAACTTTTGTGCAAGGtgaaattattttgaaagGAAAATTCTCTTCAAGAGTCTTTATcttaaatttattttgataCTTCTACAGATTAGATTGATGATTTGTGtggttttgttgtttttgggTTAGCCATGGTGAAATTAGTCGAATACGATTTTAAAAAACTGTTATCTGCTAAAATCTATATTTCACTTTCggtttttttaaaaaatgaataCCCAAGCAAATCTTATATCTTGGAATTTTTGGAAAGTTGGCATTTGCTTTATGTTAACAATTTCACCCAGAAAAGTATCACTTGGTGCATAATTCCGGATAGACCTTACATATTGAAAACCCAGAATTCTATTTAGCAGAATTATTGTTGTCTAGTATTGTTCACTTCACTTCACTTCACTTCACACCTACAAGTTTTTCAGATTATGTTTAGTTCCATAAAGCAAAATATAAGAAAACATACATGTATGCGTGACGTACATAAAATAAGTGAAAGACTCCAATTGtgataacaaaaataacaatagcTGCAAAAAAGAcataaaacaaaagaataaatgatgttgtttttctttattgttgCACCGGGAAAGAGCAAGAATGTTGTCTTTGTTGGAATTAATATATGATTGTCAATCCTGCCAAAGTGGATATCAAACTAACCcatttaaaaatgaaataatgtCTATTGTTCAACTACCATTTTCCGTATCTCGCGAATATACTCTATAGTTTACCAATCTAATATTACAAACAGTAATTAAGTTGTGACATGTGATTGTCTGATTTCTCTTATAAGACCTTGTTAGCTTGAGTCTACTTTTATTCCATTCATGGAGACCATAGTTAAAAGTACTTTCTCTCTCTTCCAACTCTTCATATCGTGAATCTCtcaaaaaaataccaaAATAACTTAGGTCACTTCTTGCATACACTAACCCATTCCCTCCTCTTGTgttaaatttgttttattagtTTTGCATGCCCAGCACCGTATCTTGCAATTACTATGTGTTGAACCTTAGTAGCTGTATTATTCAACGCGTCAACTCTGTCCGTTGGGGGTGGTATTTCCACACATTACATCTTGATCTCATTTTATGACGCGCGTCAGCTTCATAACaagaaccaaaaaaaaatatcaagtCTTGACAAATTCTGTCGTCATCATTATAGTAATTACCTGATTTGAATATtcatataatttaattcaatatgTCTACGATAAAAACCACTAATGAATTGGCCAAAGAGGTTGTTGCTTCGGTAATTCCAATGAATATTCAATACTCTGGTCCAGCAAACACTGAAGAATATTTCACTCCATCAAAGACACAAGAAATCCAACCTGATGGTACACTGTTAGATGTGGCTTATTTTCGAGGATGCAAATTAGTTGGTAAAACTTTAGATTTGGATAAATATAATGTTAAGGGTTATGTCCTCAATAAATCAGAACATTTGGTGTCTGATAAAGAAACTGGTGAAGTGAAAACTGCAGTAACCTATATTCCAGTAGGCAATTTTC is a window from the Candida dubliniensis CD36 chromosome 4, complete sequence genome containing:
- a CDS encoding conserved hypothetical protein (possibly Candida-specific), giving the protein MKFSKVASIAFLALSTQAAIVQNNQEPTKVKKDVVVGGANGDGNGNILSQREYNYDVLAKDDEISTIISIITSALTDVLPELIKIISGLLGDGSSPSGAPGSLDLQKIIDDVIEEIKKILPQTVLAVQQGSSKVKRDAASDIIQEFINEGIKLTPEVIAFLEKIVPQIIGAIIKEAPQLIGGSS